Within the Pseudomonas putida genome, the region CCTGACGCCACTGGGCGGGGAGCGTGCCGGCAACGCCGACGGCAGCATCCCGGCCTGGACCGGCGGCTACACCCAAGTCGACAGCGCTTACCAGGACGGCGGCAAGCGGAGTGACCCGTTCGCCGCTGAAAAGCCGCTGCTGACCATCACGGCGCAGAACATGACGCAGTACGCTGACAAGCTGACCCCAGGCATCCAGGCGATGCTGAAGAAGTACCCCGACAGCTACCGGCTGGAGGTCTACCCGACCCACCGCAGCGCCGCCGCACCGCAATCGGTGTACGACGCAACCTTCGCCAATGCCACCAGCGGCAAGCTGGTGGACGGCCCTGCCGGCGCCATGCCCGAAGGCGCCTCCGGGGGTATTCCGTTCCCGATCCCGGCCAATGGCGTGGAAGCCATGTGGAACCACTTGCTGCGCTGGCGCGGGGCTTCATGGCACGCCAGTTTCAACCAGTACCTGACCACTGCCGACGGCAAGCACGTGCTGACCAACGATTCGCGCGCCGATCTGCAGATGCCCTGGTATCTGCCTGGGGGCAGTGGTGACAAGGGTGTGTTCTTCTCGATCCGCATGACCAACGATGGGCCGCCGCTGCGGGCGGGCGAGGCCATCACCGGCCTTGAAAACCTCAATGCCGACAAAGCCGCGGTGTGGACCTACCTGCCCGGGCAGCGCCGGGTCCGCCGTCTGCCCAATGCCTGCTGCGACACACCGACCCCAGCCACCGCAGGGGTGATGAGTTTCGATGAGCTGTACGTGTTCAACGGCCGCCTGGACCGCTTTGACTGGAAGCTGGTGGGCAAGAAAGAGATGTACATCCCCTACAACGCCAACAAGGTGTTCACCGCCGCCAACGCTGAAGCGCTGCTCGACCCGCACCACCTCAAACCACAAGCCATCCGCTGGGAACTGCACCGGGTGTGGGTGGTGGAGGCGACGCTCAAGCAGGGCCAGCGCCACGTGATGCCCAAGAGCACCTACTACCTGGACGAAGACACCTGGGCAGCCGTGCTGGGCGAGCGATACGACGCGCGCAACCAGTTGGCCAAGGTGGTCTGGACCTCCCCGGTGGTACTGCCTGACCTGCCAGGCGTGGTGACCCTGACCAACGGCTTCTACGACCTGTTGTCCGGCGCATGGTTCGCTGGCGACCTGTTTGCCGGCAAGCAGGAGCAGTACCGCATCGTGCCGCCCTACAAGGACTCGGTGTTCACCGCCGATGCCATGGCGGGTGAGGGCGTGCGCTGAGCAGGCGCATTGCACCTGGGCCGTATCGACTACAAGAACAAAAGGTTGCGTGCGATGAACAAGATGCTCCAGGGCTGGCTGCTGGCCGCCTGTTGCACGCTGCCTCCGGCCTACGCCGGCGGCAGTGTGGATGTGCTCTCGCAGCCCGCAGTGCATGGCCCCCAGGCCTTGCGAGCGGTGCTGCAGGATGTGGCCCGTGCCGGCGCGCGCCTGGTGGCGGTGGGCGAACGTGGCGTGGTGCTGCTTTCGGACGACAATGGCAAGGCCTGGCGCCAGGCCACGACCGTGCCAGTGAGCGTCAGCCTGACCGCGGTGCAGTTCGTCGATGCGCGCAACGGCTGGGCGGTTGGCCACGCTGGCGTCGTGCTGCGCAGCGAGGACGGTGGCGAGCACTGGGCCTTGCAGCTCGATGGCAAGCGCGCCGCGGCCCTGGAGTTACAGGCAGCCGAGGCCTCTGCGGATCAGCGCCGCCTGGCCGCCGCACAGCGGCTGCTGGCCGACGGCGCCGACAAGCCCCTGCTGGCGCTGAGCTTCGCCGATGCGCAGCACGGCCTGGTGGTGGGTGCCTACGGGCTGGCCATGATCACGGCCGACGGCGGGCGTAGTTGGCAGTCCGCCATGGGCCTGCTGCCCAACCGCCGCGGCCTGCACCTGTATGCCCTGGCCCGCCAGGGCGCTGACCTGTACGTCGCCGGCGAGCAGGGCCTGTTGCTGCGTTCGCGTGATGGCGGCGCTCACTTCGAGGCTTTGCAAGGCCCTTATGAGGGCAGCTACTTCGCTGCCAGCGTGCTGCCCAACGGACGGCTGCTGGTCGGCGGGTTGCGCGGTTCGTTGTTCGCCTCCGATGACGGCGGTGCAAGTTTCCAGGCGCTGGTCAACCCGATTGCTGCTTCGCTCAACGCCATCCGCGTCGCCGGTGATCAGGTATTGCTGGCCAACCAGGCCGGGATGTTGCTGCACAGCAGCCTGAGCGACTTTGCCGCGCACCCTGTGCCGGTCTCCGATGGCCTGCCACTGACTGCCGCCACCACTGCCGCCGACGGTGCCATCGTCGCCGTCGGCATGGCCGGTGCACGCCGCCTGGCGCCTTCTTCTTCCTCTTTCACGAAGGACTGAGCCATGCATGCCATGAATCTGCCGGCGCCTTGCAGCGGCCGTCTCGATGACTTCGACAACATGTCCGGGTCGCTGCTGGAACGTGCACTGTTCAACCATCGGGCGTTGGTCCTGCTGCTGTGCCTGGCCGCTACCTTGCTGCTTGGCTGGCAGGCCACGCGCCTGACGCTCAACGCCAGCTTCGAGAAGACGATTGCCCGCGA harbors:
- a CDS encoding DUF1329 domain-containing protein, coding for MKHNNNVVSLFTALSASLLLAHGAFAAVPPEQAATLKTTLTPLGGERAGNADGSIPAWTGGYTQVDSAYQDGGKRSDPFAAEKPLLTITAQNMTQYADKLTPGIQAMLKKYPDSYRLEVYPTHRSAAAPQSVYDATFANATSGKLVDGPAGAMPEGASGGIPFPIPANGVEAMWNHLLRWRGASWHASFNQYLTTADGKHVLTNDSRADLQMPWYLPGGSGDKGVFFSIRMTNDGPPLRAGEAITGLENLNADKAAVWTYLPGQRRVRRLPNACCDTPTPATAGVMSFDELYVFNGRLDRFDWKLVGKKEMYIPYNANKVFTAANAEALLDPHHLKPQAIRWELHRVWVVEATLKQGQRHVMPKSTYYLDEDTWAAVLGERYDARNQLAKVVWTSPVVLPDLPGVVTLTNGFYDLLSGAWFAGDLFAGKQEQYRIVPPYKDSVFTADAMAGEGVR
- a CDS encoding WD40/YVTN/BNR-like repeat-containing protein yields the protein MNKMLQGWLLAACCTLPPAYAGGSVDVLSQPAVHGPQALRAVLQDVARAGARLVAVGERGVVLLSDDNGKAWRQATTVPVSVSLTAVQFVDARNGWAVGHAGVVLRSEDGGEHWALQLDGKRAAALELQAAEASADQRRLAAAQRLLADGADKPLLALSFADAQHGLVVGAYGLAMITADGGRSWQSAMGLLPNRRGLHLYALARQGADLYVAGEQGLLLRSRDGGAHFEALQGPYEGSYFAASVLPNGRLLVGGLRGSLFASDDGGASFQALVNPIAASLNAIRVAGDQVLLANQAGMLLHSSLSDFAAHPVPVSDGLPLTAATTAADGAIVAVGMAGARRLAPSSSSFTKD